Genomic DNA from Oncorhynchus clarkii lewisi isolate Uvic-CL-2024 chromosome 5, UVic_Ocla_1.0, whole genome shotgun sequence:
AATCGTCgtcacctactgaacacaaaagaACAACACACTGATGAGATGAACTGTTCCCCTGAAAGAGAACGTGatggactaaacacacacacagcacaacataCACCATAAGAACTGTTGACTGACACAGAAGCATGCTCAGCATCATATTGCACAAGGTCAGGAAGGGAGGTTAAGCCCAGAGCAGTCCTAGACCTGTGAAATGTCAAAGGGTGTAGGCGGATCGCTGCCCTAAAAGAGTTTGACTGTAAACTTGTTATTGAAAGTTCACTTGAAATGCTTTGGTATTGTATTTGTTTGCAATGTTAAGATGTAATTTCTACTGCGAAAGCTGAGTTGCTGAGAGTCGCTTGTTTCAAAAGTAACAGTATGTTGGATCATTGTTCAGAGTCTATGTTGATTCAGTTGGTGTAGTATGCAATATAAATGGTTACTTACCTTGAGTTCAAACTACAGAGCATGTTTTCAAAAGAAACACTTAGAATACGTAAACATTTTTTTGAAGGGGGATGTAATAttcatgtgtaaacatactgaattgGATGAATTTTACCGCCGTATCatactgtgctatgattggttaaCCCCACCCAGATGGTTAGGTCATTGGCAGTTGATCATGGATGGAGATACGTAGACATGCAAGTTATAACTAGCTAATAAAGAGCTGCGTTAAGAAATATCCTGTagtactgcattttattattttgtacaaagcgTGCAAAACAacaggcctgttgtaaggcaggtcctcaccagacatcaccggcaacaacgtcgcctattggCACAaaaccaccgtcgctggaccagacaggactggcaaaaagtgctcttcactgacgagtcgcggttttgtctcaccaggggtgatggttggattcgcgtttatcgtcgaaggaatgagcgttacaccaaggcctgtactctggagttgtatcgatttggaggtggagggtctgtcatggtctggggcgggtgtgtcacagcatcatcggactgagcttgttgtcattgcaggcaatctcaacaccgcgagttacagggaagacatcctcctccctcatgtggtacccttcctgcaggctcatcttgacatgaacctccagcatgacaatgccaccagccacactgctcgttctgtgcgtgatttcctgcaaaacaggaatgtcagtgttctgccatggccagcgaagagcccggatcttaatcccattgaggacgtctgggacttgttggatcggagggtgagggctagggccattcccaccagaaatgtctgggaactttcaggtgccttggtggacgagtggggtaacatctcacagcaagaactggcaaatctggtgcagtccatgaggagatgaattgcagtacttaatgccacaccagatactgactgttacttttgattttgaccccccctttgttcagggacacattattcaatttctgttagtcacgtctgtggaacttgttcagtttgtgtctcagttgttgaatcttatatCCATAcaaacatgttaagtttgctgaaataaacagttgacagtgaggacgtttctttttttgctgagtttgtggcTCACGTGTGTAATTCAAATTCAGATCCCTAGTTGCAGTCTAAGACCGCAAGATCTGATAGAGGTTAGGGTCTAGATTCCATCCAGACCATGGAATATCCGCATTATAttgtgattgaaatttaaagatGTTTGACAAAAATTGCgcgtcggctcaatcggaaaatCCCTTTACATTTCAATCTCGCTATAAAATGGATCTTCCATCCTGATGAACCTAGCCCTAGATTTATCAGGGCTGATCTTGTGTGATAGAATGGGTTAGCCTATATATTATCCCTATCCAGCTTAGACTATGATGTCAGTTGGTGCACGTGTAACAGAGATAAGATCGTTCTGTAATCTCACTCCAAAGCTTCAAATGTCTCCACTCATGTTGCCGAATGGCTTACTTTTTGGTGGCGCAACTGGCTAGCATGTTGTCGGTCCTGTGTGTTTGCGAAACAGAGGATTACTTGTTTGAGCCCAGTAAGAGGACATCGACAATACTGCTATTAAGCTAGAACAGTGAAGCCTGACGCACACAGTTCATATCATATCCATACCTGGTCCAGTCTTGTCCCAGCCACACACCATGGTTCCCATGCTAAGGCCCATGCCTTTGTACTGGTACACCATGTTGGCCAGCAGTTTTGAGGCGGCTGCCACTGAGATGCGTTCCTTGTTGCGGAGCTCGTAGACGCGGCACTGGCGGGCCAGCAAGCGCTCCCAGAAACTGCAGTCAGCTGCACCTCCAGCCATGGTGCCCAGCAGGTAGGGGTTGATCTCTATTACCTTCTTCACTGTCTGGGAGGCGATGTAGGAGCCAGCTGTGGCTCTGGAGTCCACAGCCACAATGACACCATGCTGGAACTAGGGAGAATGGATATGAGGCAGAAGACAATGGTTAGCCTTGATTATTTCAGATGTAATTGTTTAAACAAGTAGCCTATCGAGAACTAAAATGGCCATGGAGGAGCCATTTTAGTCTGATTATGTTCTCATTCAATatgttgtttgtgttgtctgtCTAAGGATGTTACTGGGGGCCCTTTCACATGGGGTTATAGGTCACTTAATGTAGGTACACAGGTGACCTGGAAGTGTTAGCTGTCACAGGTGAGAATTGCTTATGTGATGCACCTCACGTTGGTTCAGTAAGTTAATGTTTTTGCATTGGAACGCAGTAGTTAGCTATTTCATATTCAGTAATACATGGCCCAACTAAAGatctaactaacgttagctaggtctAGAAAACAAAATGTACGTGGACGCGTGATGAACTTCTCTTAAACTGCGACAATGGCGTTTCATAGCGTTAGCGTTACAGTTAATTAATTGATGAtacaagctagctaactagctagctatcgtGCAAACTGTTGGCGAACTATTCTTTAATTAACTTACTAAAGTTAGCTATGTAGTTAGCCACCGTTCGCAAGCATATTAGCTAGCTACCAAGAAAATTAGCTTAGCATACTTACTTTGAAGGCTAATGTGGTTGTGCCATGAAGGAATTCAATCTTTCTATCTGGTCCATCTTCGTTAGAGCACGAGGTGCTCAGAGCGAAAGAGAGTCGATCTCCTCCAACAGACTCCAAACCCAACTCTGCTTCATACAAACCACTGGCGAAGCCATGACGCTGGCGACCATAGTTGGAAAAATCTACTGACTCACTCTGCAACACACTAGCAAGCGCCATCTTTGAACTATGGATGATGATGACGATAGGGTAGGGCTTCTGTTGTTATCGAAGCAATTTTGCCGGTAAAAGGAAATACGTCACTGTTTTGAACATCGTTCGGGGTTTTCTCAAGATGGCCAAAGGACGCAGCGTTGTATCCAATGATTATTTATAAATAATGCCTCGTTCAAAATCACTGGGAACTCGAGCTCCGACTGGAA
This window encodes:
- the LOC139409342 gene encoding proteasome subunit beta type-5-like codes for the protein MALASVLQSESVDFSNYGRQRHGFASGLYEAELGLESVGGDRLSFALSTSCSNEDGPDRKIEFLHGTTTLAFKFQHGVIVAVDSRATAGSYIASQTVKKVIEINPYLLGTMAGGAADCSFWERLLARQCRVYELRNKERISVAAASKLLANMVYQYKGMGLSMGTMVCGWDKTGPGLYYVDSEGNRVCGDLFAVGSGSMYAYGIVDSGLKQKDLTVEEACDLGRRAIYQATYRDAYSGGQVNLYHVHSEGWTRVSQSDVLMLHQQYQAEKA